Within Eggerthella sp. YY7918, the genomic segment GCTGTAGGCCAAAAGCATCGAAGGGTTGTAGCGGTTCTTTTCCAGCTGCATGATGGTTTGACGCGATACGTTCACGCGATCCGCAAGCTCCTGTTGCGTCATGCGTTTGGTGGCGCGGTACACATGTATCTTGCTTTCGAACGAATACTTGCTCTTCGCCATACCGCGCCTTTCCAAGAAGCAGATTGAAAACTATTCTATGTATTGTGTCATAAATATTTTGCTTGGGCAATTTGAAGCCTATTGCAGCTTATGAATTGCGGACTGACATGTATGACCTGAATGTTTCGCCGTCGAACAAGTACTCAATACACCTTGTAAAGCATAAATAGGGGCTCGGGCTTTAAGAGTCTCCGGTATCGGATGTCTCCCATGTTCACGCCGATTCTACGGCATGGTCGCGTGGATTGGTTAAAAGTAGCGCCCTGCACGTGAGGGCGCTACTTTTTTAAGGGACTCATCGTCGAACTGCTCGGAAAACTGAATGCTATGAGAGCCTTTGTAGGAGCTCAAGCGTGCTTGCAGCCATATCCATTTTCTCAAACACGTTCCATCCGGATCGCCGCTCTCTGCTTGGGCCACAAGGTGCCTGTATACAATGGAGGCCTTAGGGACGTACGTTTCGGCGACGTCGTATCCGAAGGAGAGTGCAGCCATGTCGACGAGCTCTGGCAACCTGGATGAGAACGGTCTCGCCGTCCACGGTCACGCGGTTGAGTCTTTGCAGATCGTCGGCATCGGCTATGAGGAAGCTCCAGCCGTCGCGCCTGCGGGCGACGGGGAGCCCCTTCGGTCCTGGCTCGCCCTTGTAGGCTTCAGCTGCTTTGTAGTAATAGGAACGGAGCCACAGGCTCTCGCCGTTCACGTTGGCCAAGTCCAGCGTGTAGTTTGTGAGAAGGTTGCCGGGCTGTGGAACCTTGTCTATCAGGTGGTCGGTGTCGAAGGCGGGGCATGCGGAGGAAGGGGTGTGCGAGTCAGGGCAAATCGAAGAAGGAAGATGTTGTTGCCCTAAACGTCCCGAGGTAGCCCCTCGAAGGGGCTTCCCAACCCGGCTTGGCTCAGACAGCCCCACGGCGGGCCGCCGTGCAAATAGTCCATCAGATCGCGTTCGTCCTCGGAGAGCTCAAACCCGGCAGGCACGAGCGCGTTGTCGATTAAGGAAACGAACCTGAGCAGATCATCCTGGTCGTAGACCACGGCTCGTAGTCTGACTTGAGTGCGTGCTCGGGAAGGTCCGGGATGCAGGTCGGGATGGCGCGGTTCTGCAGCTTGCTCTCGACGCACTGGGAAAGCGGAATCTTGGTCGTTTCCATTTCCTTGACCTCCTGTTCGGTTCGGCCCCGCCCCCTTTGGGCGGGCCTTGTGGCCCGTGCTCCGGCGAGGTTCGCACGGCGCGCAAGGGAGGAAGCGAAACCCGCCAGGGCTCCGAGTTTCCGGGAGGCAGTGGAAGGGGCGCAACCTTCCCGGAAAGTTTTCGCGGCCCTTGCGCACCGCGTGGTTCCCGGCCGAGCATGCGGATCCCAAGGCCGCCGGGGGCGGGATGTGCGGAGGAGGTGGAGGAGACGACGGAGGATCACACCCGCTTCATTAGCACGCTTGCAGGAAACGTATGCTTTCTCTGAAAGCACTTTGCGGACAAAGACGGCGACCATCACGTCGCCATTTGATGGATTCGATGAATATCGCTATAGAAGGGTGTCACAAAAATGATATACTTTTTGTGACAAGAAAGGAGGCTCCAAACGTGTCCGAGCAAAAGACGGTTGTCGAGATAGTGCGCGGTGCAGAGCCGGGCACTCTTTTCGTAGCAGCTGATTTCGCAGACGCAGGCTCGTCCGCCTCCGTCCGAAAGACGCTCTCCCGCCTGGTTGAGTCGGGAAAGCTCGAGCGTCCTGTGCGGGGACTATACCGCAAGCCTCGTCATAGCGCTTTCCTGAATCGGACAGTACCCGCAAGCCCAGACGAGATCGCTGAGGCCCTTGCACGGAAGTTCGAGTGGCAAATCGCCCCCTATGGAGACACCGCCCTGAACCGACTGGGAATGGATAGTCAGGTGCCCGCCGTCGTGCGCTACGTGAGCGACGGGCCGTATCGCACCTACGAGTATGGGCCTTACACCATCGAGTTTCGACACACGGCCAACCGAGACTTGTCACGACTGAGCCCCGTAGCGGCCACAGTCGTCCAGGCGCTGAAAGCTCTTGGCAAGGACGGTGTAACGCAGGACAAGCTGGACGCCATCGCATCGAAACTCGACGATTCCCAACTGGAAGATTTGGAACAGCAAACACGAAACGCTACCTCATGGGTGCGCAACGCCGTGAAGACAATGAGGCGAAGGAGATTGCAGAATGCTTAAACTTTCCAGACTACCCCAAGAGGAACGTGCCGATGTCTTTGTTGCCGCAGCCAAAGAAAAAGGAATGCACCCAGCCATTGTCGAGAAGGATTTCTGGGTCTGCTGGACGCTCGATTATCTCTTCGGAGAATCGGGCTTCCGTGACTTTTTCGCTTTCAAGGGTGGGACCAGCCTGTCGAAGGGCTTCGGTCTCATAGAAAGGTTCTCTGAGGATATCGATCTCATCTTCGATTGGAGGCTTCTTGGTTATGGAATTGACGAGCCATGGGAAAAGAGGAGCAACACCAAGCAAGACGAATTCGTCGGCAAAATCAACGGCGATGCCGCACGCTTCCTCGAAGACGAATTGATGCCGGAGATGCAAGCACATCTTGACTCGCAACACATTGTGGGATGCTCGCTCGCCATAGATGCCGGCGACCCCCAAACGCTTCGGTTTTTCTACCCGCAGTCCTTTTCTGATAATTCCATCCTGCAGGAAATTAGATTGGAAACAGGTGCGCTCGCGGCGTGGACGCCAACCACTGGGGTGCGCATTTCCCCCTATGTTGTCGAGCAATTCCCGGAGGTATTCGAGAGCAAAGCCGTATCCGTTCGCACGGTTTCGCCAGAACGTACTTTCTGGGAAAAGGCGACGATACTCCATAAAGAGGCTTTTCGTACCAACGGTAGGTTTCCAACGAGGTACTCGCGGCATTATTACGACCTGTTCAAACTGGCTCAGTCGAATGTGAAACAACGAGCGCTAAATGACACCGGTCTTCTCAAAAGCGTAGTGAATTTTAAGATGACCTTTTGGCGTTCAAATGCCGCGAGATACGATTTGTGCGCGCCGGGAACACTGCGGTTGATGCCGCCAGAAGAAGCTATCGACCTTATCGAACAGGATTATGCCGCAATGAAGAACATGATCTTCGGTGATACGCCCGATTTCAAGACGATGATGTCGGGAATCCGCAATCTGGAAGATGAGGTCAACTTTTCTAACATCTAGGAGGTTTGAAGCTCGTGTATATTTCGCAAGTCGTAATCTCTAATTTCAAAGCATAGCGATCTTTTTTGCCGCAAGTACGTAGAAGGAGAAAAGCGTTTGATAGTACCTCGCCTATGTCGGCATCGAGCAGGATGGAACGCTCCTTGATTGCTTCGGGGGCGCAGGCTTCTCCTTTGTTTATGCAGCAATAGGTTGCGTGCTTGTTGCGTTTTACGGCATTCCAGAATGGGTATTTGATGATAACGGGAGTGTTCATTCCCACGCCGAGTTCGAGGTAGAGCACGTTTGCGTCCTCATAGGTTCGGCAGAAAGCGTGGTAGCGGGCGTTCGCCTTGTACCATTCCTCGTCTTGTACGAAGCGATCGTCAATGCGCAGGTTGGTGGTCAGGGGGCTGCCGCAATGCGGACACCGCGGAATGAGGTCGCTCGGCACGCGCATGCCCTTTTGCCGCTCCACCATGGCGCGCACAGTCGCTTCGTTATCGTACGTTTCTTGCGTACAGGGGCCGCTGCACTGGAACAGGCCGTAGTCGCCTTGGGTGCAAAACAGCCTGCTCTCGTCGAAGCCCGCCAGATGAAACTGATGGTCCACATTCGTGGTTATGACGAAGTAGTCCTTGTCTCGCACCAGGTTGAACAGGTCGCGATAGGGCTTGCCTGGCTTCGCCTCGTAGCGATTGATAAAAATGTGTCGACTCCACCACGCCCAGAACGTCTCAGCATCGGGGAAGGGATAGAAGCCTCCGGAGTACATATCAGTGATGCCAAAGCGGTCGCGAAAGTCGGCAAAATTCTTATCGAAGCGCTCACCTGAATAGGTCAGTCCCGCGGCAGTGGACATTCCTGCACCTGCGCCTATGAGCACGGCATCGGCCTCGCACAGGGCGCGGTGCAGACGATCTCTGCCTGCGGCCGTCTCGACTTCGCCGCCTTTGGCGCACACAAGTTGGCCTCCGGGAATGTTAGTCGAAAAGAAGTTCATAGTAGATTCTTTCGTCCTTCTCGCTGAACACGTTGAACACGATATGCATATGAGAGTGGTGGGAATCCAGCCACGTGCGCACGGCGTCAACGGCGATGGGTGCAGCTTTTGCTTGCGGAAACCCGAACACTCCGGTACTGATGCAGCAAAACGCGAGGGAGGTGCAGCCAAGACTTTCCGCGGCGTTCAGGCAGTTGGTATAGCTCTGTGCCAGAAGCTCTTCATCGCGCCTGGTCGGATGCCCGTTCGCGATGGGGCCCACCGTGTGAATCACGAAGCGCGCGGGCAGGTTGTAGGCGGGCGTCACCTTGGCACGCCCCGTCGGTTCCTCGTACCCCTGCTCACGCATGAGCCGCGCGCATTCCGCGCGCAGCTGCACGCCCGCAAACGTGTGGATGGCATTGTCGATGCAGTAATGCCCGGGCACCCAGCACCCCAGCATCTGGCTGTTGGCGGCGTTCACAATGGCGTCGACCGCAAGCGTGGTGATGTCTCCCCGCCAGAGCGACAGGCGACTGTCCAGCGGAACGCGCGGCAGCGCGGCGGCGTCGGTGATGCCGGCATCTTCTATCAGCCCCTGCAACACGCGATCTTGCGTGGCGAGGAACTCCTCGGAAGTCGGAAGGGGCTCGCGCGTGTTCACGAGATCGCGAAACTGCCGAAACAGCGCCTCTGCCCCAGTGGCGCTCTCTACGCCTGCAAGCTGAGGGGCGCCTTCGCCATAGCGCTCTTCAACAAGCGCACGCACGAGAAATACCAGGTCATCAGTCCTACCCATCGTCTTCCTTCTTTCCCTTGAGCGCCGAAGACACGGGGTCAGATTCGAATATGCGAGCCTCCCCGCTTCGCACGCCGCGACTCATCGGCCCCGCGCCTTTCTTCCGAGTTTGCCCTAGTATACCTTCCTTCTCCACGCGCGTTTGCGCCCCCTCGTACCCTGGCATTCTACGGGGCATTTATTGCGTGGGAGCGGCGGGGCGACCTAGGGCTCTCCCCTTCCCGCTCCCAACAATAAAGCCTACCAGGTCAACCGTAGCCGTCGGCATGGGCAGAGCCCTTGCCCTACGATCAACCTGGTAGGCGAAAGGTTTCACAAGCGCCTTCGCGCGAAACGAAGCGCTATTTCCTGCAGCCCGTTCGAAATTCGCTACTTCTTCTCGATGGGAATTTGGATCTCGGTGAGCCAGTCGGACTCGGTAGTGCCGTTCCAGATGCCTTCGATGTAGCTTTCGCGGGCCAAGTCGACCACGCGATAGCCGTTCTGCTCCACCCATTCCATAGCAAATGCGTAAGCGCGCGGCAAGTCGGCGTACGGGCCGCGATGCATGACAGACACGACGGTAACCGCGGGAATCTCCTCGAACACAATGCCGTCGGTTTCCACGCCGAATTCTTCCACGGCCTGGGAATATTTCATCGTGATGTCACGCTCTTTATACTCACCGTCAAGGTACGTGACGAAGCAGTATTCGGGCGTCGCGCATTTGAGATTAGGATTCGCGGCCTTCACGGCGCGGCCGAGCGCGGGAATAACCTCGAAGTATGCGGAATAGTCGGGAACGGTCATTGTCTTGGAGTACACGATACAGCTGGGAACGTCTTTGATGGTTGCTTGATAGTCCATATAAAACCCCTTTCCGTCGTTTGAAAGCATGAATGTGATGCGCGCGAGGCGCTCTTGTGCGGTTGCGAGTTCCCGAGCGACTTCCTCGCGACGCCGCGTAAGAATAGGCTCAGGGTCGGCGCCGCCCACAATGGCGGCCACCTCGTCGAGCGCAAGCCCCGCCTGACGCAACGCCTGAATGCGATGCAGCTCGGCCAGCTGGCGCGTCGTGTACAGCCGATACCCCGTGGCCGCATCCACGGCCTCCGGACGCAGAAGCCTAATGTGATCGTAGTGGTGCAGCGTCTTCACGGTGGTCTTGCCCATTTTTGAGAACTCTCCAATGTAGAACACGTCGTTCACCTCCTTCCGCATCCCATTCAACCCCCTCCTGCAACCGGAGGGTCAAGGGGTTTTCTAAATAACTTCGCGAACGTTATTATCGCCGTTTATTCCCACTTGAAGAACCGCATGGCAATCACCGTGCACACGACTGCCCAGGCGGCCATTACGATCACGGGCACGATGGCCTGGTCAATGGGCAGACCCAGTGACGTGGCTTTCAGCAGCTTCACGCCCTGAGTGAGCGGAAGGAAGTCTGCCACGCGTTGCACCGCTTGGGGCAGCACTTCGTAGGGCAGCGTGGTTCCCGATAGCAGCAGCATGGGGAAGTACAGCACGCTGGTGAGAATGCCGGCCGTTTTCTCGTTGGGTGCTAGACCGCCCACCATCATGCCGAGCGCCAAGATGGCCGCCAACACCAACACGTAGGAACCGATGAACGCTGGCCACGACCCCGTGAATTGGTAGCCGAAAAACAGCGCGGCCACGCCGAACACGAGCACTACCGCCACCAGGGCATACACGCTGTAGATGGCCACTTGCACCGCGAGGATCATGCGAGCGCTCACCGGCGTGACGAAGTAGCGCTTGAGGATTTTTCGGTAGCGGTAGTTCGACACCACCAGCGGCAGACCCATCGCGCCGCCCGCGCAGATGGCGATGGCCGACACCGCACCCACCGACTGCGCCACAAACGTGTAGTCCGCGCCCTCGACGGGCTGGCCTCCGAACACCATGCCGATGATCAGCATTACCACCACGGGCATGATCACGGCGAAGATGGGCATGTTCATGTCGCGCAGCGACAGGCGAAACTCAACTCCGAACAGGGTACTAAAGGCTTTCATGACTGGCTCCTTCCGCGTTTTCTGCGATCTCGGCATAAGCGAGGTACGCGTCCTCAAACGTTTTAGCTGATTGGGCGGCCACGGCCTCAGCCACCGTGCCCGAGAACACGATGCGGCACTTCCGCATAATGGCAATGCGGTCGCAGAGCGCCTCCACCTCGTCCATGAAGTGACTGGTCAGAACTATGGTCATGCCCTTCGCGCGCATCTCGGCCAGCAGATCCCACACATCGCGGCGCGCCTTCACGTCCAAACCGGTGGTGAGCTCGTCGAGAAACACCACCTCGGGGCGCGGAATGAGCGCCAGTACGACAAACAGACGCTGGCGCTGCCCGCCGGAAAGCGACTCCACGGCCTGCGTACGCACGTCGGTCAGCCCGAAGCGGGCGAGCAGCTGCGCGGGGTCGTCGGCCTCGCGGTAGAGCGCGCGCGTCTCGCGGCACAGTTCGTCGACGGTGATTTTGTCCTGGTAGCGCGCCTCTTGGAACTGCACGCCTACCCGCTCAAACAACTCCTTGCGCTGGGTACGCGGATCCATCCCCAGGATGGTGGCACTGCCTGCGTCGGGCGTGCGCACCCCCAGCAGACACTCAAGCGTCGTGGTCTTCCCCGTGCCGTTCGCGCCAAGCAGGCCGAACGTCTCGCCGCGCGCTACGTCGAAACTCACACCCGCCACGGCCGGCTCGTCCCCATACGATTTTCTCAGTTCGCGCACGCTAACAACGTTGTTCATGCGCCTCTCCTTTCTTTCGGTCGCGGGCCATACTAGGAGAGGCACAAACTCTGGTGGCAAAGTGGAGGGTTAGGTTGTGGGAATTTCTTTCATGCGCTGCAGAAGGTCGATCATTTCGAACGCGTTGCGTTCGGCCGCGTCGAGGGACGTGAGCAGCTGATCGCAGACTGACAGGATGTCGTCGTCGGGATCGGGGCTGTCCAGCACCCGCTCGATATCGGTGGCGGCGTCGCGGTCAAGCGCCTCAAGCAGGCGCAGGATGGAGGCGAGCGAATAGTTCGCCGCACGCAAGGCACGGATGATGGCAAGGCGGTTGATATCGGCGGCCGCGTAGACGCGATAGCCATTCCGCTTGCGCCTGACCTGCAACAACCCATTCATTTCCCAGTTGCGCAACGCGTCGATGGTGGTGTCCAGGTAGTCGGCCGTCTGTTTGCGCGTGAGCATGAGAGGTTCACCGGGCGCGTCGGTCTCGCCCACATGTGCGAGCAACTTGCGCACCTGGCGCAGCGCCTCTTCGGCAGCGGCTCGTTCGCGACGTAAGTGCGCTATGCGCTGATCAACCAGTGCAAGCGCCTGGTCATACGATTGCCGCGCCATGGTGTCAATGATGACGAGCACTTCCCGACGCAGCCCATTCTGCACCAATTCCACGTTGAGCGCCGCTCGCACAAACTGCACCTGCAACACGTGCAGTTCCGTGAACACCCGATACCCATTCGCACGCCGCGCCGGCGCCGTAATGAAACCAATGCGCTCATACAGCCGCACCGTATTAGGATGCACCCCCGCAATCCGCGCAATCTGTGACGTAGTATAAGTAGACAAACGCTTCATGCAGGCAGTATACCCTGAGGCCAGCTTGTTCTCATAAAACTACGAAGCGATACAGTACGCCACATACAAAGGAACACTTTTCACGCCATTTTCGAAGCCAAAGTTTTTAGAAGAAAGACGCATTACGAACGACGATAGTGTTTTGAATAGTTCGGAAATTTCGTTATGTGTAACGAAATTTCAACTTAGAGGAAGAGGAGGAGCTGCTTTTCTGTAACAACACTGATGAGTTTAGAGCAGGACGTCGCACCGATGGCATCCTTCTTTGCACCTGCTGGTGGTCGCGGAAGTCAGCGAAATTCTTATCGAATCGCTCACCTGAATAGGTTAGCCCCGCTGCGGTGGACATTCCTGCACATGCTCCTATGAGCACGGCATCGACCTCGCGCTGGACGCGGCGCAGGCGCTCT encodes:
- a CDS encoding DUF6088 family protein; this encodes MSEQKTVVEIVRGAEPGTLFVAADFADAGSSASVRKTLSRLVESGKLERPVRGLYRKPRHSAFLNRTVPASPDEIAEALARKFEWQIAPYGDTALNRLGMDSQVPAVVRYVSDGPYRTYEYGPYTIEFRHTANRDLSRLSPVAATVVQALKALGKDGVTQDKLDAIASKLDDSQLEDLEQQTRNATSWVRNAVKTMRRRRLQNA
- a CDS encoding MerR family transcriptional regulator, whose product is MKRLSTYTTSQIARIAGVHPNTVRLYERIGFITAPARRANGYRVFTELHVLQVQFVRAALNVELVQNGLRREVLVIIDTMARQSYDQALALVDQRIAHLRRERAAAEEALRQVRKLLAHVGETDAPGEPLMLTRKQTADYLDTTIDALRNWEMNGLLQVRRKRNGYRVYAAADINRLAIIRALRAANYSLASILRLLEALDRDAATDIERVLDSPDPDDDILSVCDQLLTSLDAAERNAFEMIDLLQRMKEIPTT
- a CDS encoding protein-ADP-ribose hydrolase — its product is MGRTDDLVFLVRALVEERYGEGAPQLAGVESATGAEALFRQFRDLVNTREPLPTSEEFLATQDRVLQGLIEDAGITDAAALPRVPLDSRLSLWRGDITTLAVDAIVNAANSQMLGCWVPGHYCIDNAIHTFAGVQLRAECARLMREQGYEEPTGRAKVTPAYNLPARFVIHTVGPIANGHPTRRDEELLAQSYTNCLNAAESLGCTSLAFCCISTGVFGFPQAKAAPIAVDAVRTWLDSHHSHMHIVFNVFSEKDERIYYELLFD
- a CDS encoding helix-turn-helix transcriptional regulator; its protein translation is MAKSKYSFESKIHVYRATKRMTQQELADRVNVSRQTIMQLEKNRYNPSMLLAYSIAQVFDVTIEDLFDFKENAQ
- a CDS encoding nucleotidyl transferase AbiEii/AbiGii toxin family protein, which produces MLKLSRLPQEERADVFVAAAKEKGMHPAIVEKDFWVCWTLDYLFGESGFRDFFAFKGGTSLSKGFGLIERFSEDIDLIFDWRLLGYGIDEPWEKRSNTKQDEFVGKINGDAARFLEDELMPEMQAHLDSQHIVGCSLAIDAGDPQTLRFFYPQSFSDNSILQEIRLETGALAAWTPTTGVRISPYVVEQFPEVFESKAVSVRTVSPERTFWEKATILHKEAFRTNGRFPTRYSRHYYDLFKLAQSNVKQRALNDTGLLKSVVNFKMTFWRSNAARYDLCAPGTLRLMPPEEAIDLIEQDYAAMKNMIFGDTPDFKTMMSGIRNLEDEVNFSNI
- a CDS encoding ABC transporter permease: MKAFSTLFGVEFRLSLRDMNMPIFAVIMPVVVMLIIGMVFGGQPVEGADYTFVAQSVGAVSAIAICAGGAMGLPLVVSNYRYRKILKRYFVTPVSARMILAVQVAIYSVYALVAVVLVFGVAALFFGYQFTGSWPAFIGSYVLVLAAILALGMMVGGLAPNEKTAGILTSVLYFPMLLLSGTTLPYEVLPQAVQRVADFLPLTQGVKLLKATSLGLPIDQAIVPVIVMAAWAVVCTVIAMRFFKWE
- a CDS encoding GyrI-like domain-containing protein; the encoded protein is MRKEVNDVFYIGEFSKMGKTTVKTLHHYDHIRLLRPEAVDAATGYRLYTTRQLAELHRIQALRQAGLALDEVAAIVGGADPEPILTRRREEVARELATAQERLARITFMLSNDGKGFYMDYQATIKDVPSCIVYSKTMTVPDYSAYFEVIPALGRAVKAANPNLKCATPEYCFVTYLDGEYKERDITMKYSQAVEEFGVETDGIVFEEIPAVTVVSVMHRGPYADLPRAYAFAMEWVEQNGYRVVDLARESYIEGIWNGTTESDWLTEIQIPIEKK
- a CDS encoding ABC transporter ATP-binding protein codes for the protein MNNVVSVRELRKSYGDEPAVAGVSFDVARGETFGLLGANGTGKTTTLECLLGVRTPDAGSATILGMDPRTQRKELFERVGVQFQEARYQDKITVDELCRETRALYREADDPAQLLARFGLTDVRTQAVESLSGGQRQRLFVVLALIPRPEVVFLDELTTGLDVKARRDVWDLLAEMRAKGMTIVLTSHFMDEVEALCDRIAIMRKCRIVFSGTVAEAVAAQSAKTFEDAYLAYAEIAENAEGASHESL